Proteins encoded in a region of the Solanum dulcamara chromosome 9, daSolDulc1.2, whole genome shotgun sequence genome:
- the LOC129904688 gene encoding scopoletin 8-hydroxylase-like has product MAPSIDESNALFDFVVQKGNGVKGLVDTGIKMVPERYIQPPNERILIDKKIINSKDDDQLLVAIDLSKLHGPEHDQVVGAITMAAETLGFFQVVNHGVTLELLESVKAAAHNFFDQPPMKKSVYLKEVSPSPLVKYGTSFVPEKEMALEWKDYVSMMYTNDDEAHAQWPPQCKDVALEYLKSSTKMVRVLLEILFDNIGVTLDEAKFESLTGLKMVNMNFYPSCPNPELTVGVGRHSDMGTLTVLLQDGIGGLYVKLEKGVEDEWIEIPPIPGALVINIGDTMQILSNGRYKSAEHRVRTTSSESRVSVPLFATPNPCEKIGPLPQLVESDGVSHYKQVLFGDYMKNFFGKAHEGKKSLDFAQNDDSA; this is encoded by the exons ATGGCCCCAAGTATTGATGAAAGTAATGCCTTGTTTGATTTTGTGGTCCAAAAGGGTAATGGAGTAAAGGGACTTGTAGACACTGGCATTAAGATGGTACCAGAAAGATACATACAACCACCAAATGAAAGAATATTGATTGACAAGAAAATCATCAATTCAAAAGATGATGATCAACTATTGGTGGCCattgatttatcaaaattacATGGACCTGAGCATGATCAAGTAGTGGGAGCTATTACAATGGCTGCTGAGACACTTGGATTCTTTCAAGTAGTAAATCATGGTGTGACTTTGGAATTGTTGGAATCTGTTAAAGCTGCAGCCcataacttctttgatcaaCCACCTATGAAAAAATCTGTTTATCTAAAAGAAGTGAGCCCAAGTCCTTTGGTAAAATATGGGACTAGCTTTGTACCTGAAAAGGAAATGGCTTTGGAATGGAAAGATTATGTCAGTATGATGTATACTAATGATGATGAGGCACATGCACAATGGCCTCCTCAATGCAA GGATGTGGCTCTTGAATACTTGAAGTCATCAACAAAAATGGTGAGGGTACTATTGGAgatattatttgataatattggAGTAACACTAGATGAagcaaaatttgaatcactaacAGGGCTCAAAATGGTAAACATGAACTTTTACCCAAGTTGTCCTAATCCAGAGCTAACAGTAGGCGTCGGACGCCATTCAGACATGGGAACCCTAACTGTTCTACTACAAGATGGCATTGGTGGTCTATATGTCAAACTGGAAAAAGGTGTGGAAGATGAGTGGATAGAGATTCCTCCCATTCCTGGTGCTTTAGTTATCAACATTGGAGATACCATGCAA ATCTTAAGTAATGGGAGATACAAAAGCGCGGAACATAGAGTTCGTACAACAAGTTCAGAATCAAGAGTTTCAGTACCATTGTTTGCTACACCAAATCCATGTGAGAAGATAGGTCCGTTGCCTCAACTTGTGGAGAGTGATGGAGTTTCTCACTACAAACAAGTCTTGTTTGGTGATTACATGAAAAACTTTTTTGGAAAAGCTCACGAAGGAAAAAAATCTCTTGATTTTGCTCAAAATGATGATTCTGCTTAA